The Coccidioides posadasii str. Silveira chromosome 3, complete sequence genome contains a region encoding:
- a CDS encoding uncharacterized protein (EggNog:ENOG410PIWM~COG:A~BUSCO:2193at33183): MASGSQGREQIIDLQGEKELLEELSAREPTFREVNRFLAQFQHSCHATCRNLEAGAGPAPPEVESRIWDSHMRINSRFRKLLLHFRDEQARKKRPVEERKLKHQYLKFISGAQQFYEKYLKFILLRSKVAPELAEAAAELRIVPVDVPTPANIAQELRNTLIESCYSTFIRLGDLSRYYQTELVADPKRREWNHVVNYYALAGSIKPTSGIFHNQLAIIARAEADHLQATYYLYRALCATESHPTAPGNLEIEFRKILNAWSNGKLAQSKDEKESLISSFTFLHAMCYKGVDFAERDDIENEVLDQMAIQLIEGSLDGDLLQKFCLVNIAAEAHARTKPDTNGNAPTFFLQLNVKTFFTLLRVLLAEVEKLSKPICQILPALRNYSSWLVVNSFILVSKARDSPLGVQIKEFWKIYANTLTLLTSSFSVPDIPYLDYLLQEDRDTLGFSPLMQDGKSPRYVDEQGNIKPRSIGPASVDRVKAEMLFRVRELVTDGLDLVVRKKIPISLASGYDKNIFLYEEEGFAQFSTTTNFSSEIAEQEVTTPKQCDNHMENEESAMESVSPFDDMDKMVDALVNSEADPGESCAPKSGAATFQPWPRLSIDTNGASMDYPFPGDNVLRSPYSPTIPPEAVTSYSPGPPLPSITKTPFTPQPGEVSPRTRPSTATHSGLRRSSGYDVNPMSPLNYTPLQSNPVISAQHRSSTPVMSQNSNGFTPTGSSMINYQNWQTVHRSFTERVPCIGVPNANDPRLLSSPFNPSGYPPGSYATSSARAAGIIGQTPPSGQGG; the protein is encoded by the exons ATGGCATCAGGGTCTCAGGGGCGCGAACAGAT AATCGATCTTCAAGGCGAGAAGGAGCTTCTTGAGGAACTTTCAGCAAGAGAACCTACCTTTCGGGAGGTCAATCGTTTTCTAGCACA ATTCCAGCATTCCTGCCATGCCACCTGTAGGAACCTTGAGGCGGGAGCGGGCCCTGCTCCTCCCGAGGTCGAAAGCCGGATATGGGATTCGCATATGAGAATCAATTCTCGCTTTCGGAaacttcttcttcatttccgCGACGAGCAGGCCCGGAAGAAACGCCCGGTTGAGGAACGAAAACTCAAGCATCAATATCTAAAGTTCATCAGTGGTGCCCAGCAGTTCTATGAAAAATATCTCAAGTTCATCCTCCTGCGATCGAAGGTGGCGCCGGAGCTTGCAGAAGCTGCAGCGGAGCTGCGGATCGTGCCAGTCGATGTTCCAACCCCGGCCAACATCGCACAGGAGTTGCGGAATACTCTAATTGAGTCGTGTTATTCCACTTTTATTAGACTGGGAGATCTCTCCAGGTACTATCAAACGGAATTGGTTGCTGATCCCAAAAGACGGGAGTGGAACCACGTGGTTAACTATTACGCTCTGGCGGGTTCCATCAAGCCCACCTCGGGGATATTCCACAATCAACTCGCTATCATTGCTCGTGCCGAAGCTGACCATCTGCAAGCGacttactatctttatcGTGCTCTATGTGCGACGGAGTCTCACCCAACCGCGCCCGGAAATCTTGAAATCGAATTCAGAAAGATTCTGAATGCTTGGTCAAATGGAAAGTTGGCCCAGTCAAAAGATGAGAAGGAGTCAttgatttcttcttttaccTTTCTTCATGCAATGTGCTATAAGGGTGTTGATTTCGCAGAACGCGATGATATTGAGAATGAAGTGCTTGACCAAATGGCTATCCAACTGATAGAGGGCTCTCTGGACGGTGACCTCCTTCAAAAATTCTGCTTGGTCAATATTGCTGCTGAAGCACATGCGCGAACTAAGCCAGATACCAACGGAAATGCACCCACTTTCTTCCTGCAGCTTAATGTGAAGACATTCTTCACACTCTTGCGGGTTCTACTAGCCGAAGTGGAGAAGCTCTCCAAACCTATTTGCCAAATCTTGCCAGCACTACGAAATTATAGCTCTTGGCTAGTGGTCAACAGTTTCATTCTCGTTTCTAAAGCTCGTGATTCACCCCTTGGTGTGCAAATCAAGGAGTTCTGGAAGATCTATGCGAACACATTGACATTGCTTACCTCTAGCTTCAGTGTTCCAGATATACCTTACCTGGATTATCTCCTGCAGGAGGATCGCGACACGCTAGGATTTTCTCCATTGATGCAAGATGGCAAATCCCCACGCTATGTCGATGAACAGGGAAACATCAAACCCAGGTCAATAGGACCTGCTAGTGTTGACCGTGTGAAAGCGGAAATGCTATTTCGTGTGCGGGAACTGGTTACTGATGGCCTTGACTTGGTAGTCCGTAAA AAAATTCCGATCAGCCTGGCTAGCGGCTATGACAAGAATATATTCCTTTACGAAGAAGAGGGCTTTGCACAGTTTTCTACTACGACTAACTTTTCTTCGGAGATCGCTGAACAAGAAGTGACTACCCCGAAACAGTGCGATAATCATATGGAAAATGAGGAGTCGGCCATGGAATCTGTTTCGCCATTTGACGATATGGATAAGATGGTTGATGCGCTTGTAAACTCTGAAGCCGATCCCGGAGAAAGCTGTGCACCCAAGAGCGGAGCAGCAACATTCCAACCGTGGCCACGTCTATCGATTGATACCAATGGAGCGTCAATGGATTATCCATTTCCTGGGGATAATGTGCTGCGAAGCCCCTACAGTCCAACAATCCCGCCTGAGGCTGTAACATCGTATTCACCAGGCCCCCCGCTCCCAAGTATAACGAAGACGCCGTTTACGCCGCAACCAGGGGAAGTTTCCCCGAGAACGAGGCCATCAACGGCGACTCATAGTGGATTGCGTCGGTCTTCGGGATATGATGTGAACCCTATGTCGCCCTTGAATTACACGCCTCTCCAATCCAATCCCGTAATCTCGGCACAGCATCGATCTTCTACTCCCGTAATGAGCCAGAACAGCAATGGCTTTACGCCAACGGGGAGTTCAATGATTAACTACCAGAATTGGCAGACTGTCCACCGATCATTCACCGAACGCGTTCCATGCATCGGTGTTCCTAATGCCAATGATCCACGCCTTCTTTCTTCCCCCTTTAATCCGTCCGGTTATCCTCCCGGAAGCTATGCAACCTCGTCCGCGAGAGCCGCGGGCATTATTGGCCAAACACCTCCAAGCGGACAGGGTGGGTGA
- a CDS encoding uncharacterized protein (EggNog:ENOG410PH69~COG:I~BUSCO:6617at33183), protein MSASTRIPPIVAPFVSERARKTLDLVEEFVEKECIPADALFQAQLGQGEQRWKRTPAILEELKVKAKKLGLWNMFLPKNHFKEGAGFSNVEYGLMAEILGKSRVASEATNNAAPDTGNMEVLAKYGNEAQKKQWLEPLLDGKIRSAFLMTEPEIASSDATNIQLNIRREGNEYVLNGQKWWSSGAGDPRCSIYIVMGKTDPNNPDPYKQQSVILVPANTPGITVHRMLSVYGYDDAPHGHGQITFKNVRVPASNMVLGEGRGFEIIQGRLGPGRIHHAMRAIGSAERALEWLIVRANDENKKPFGAKLSSHGVVLEWIARSRMEIDAARLVVLNAAVAIDNANAKAALKEIAEAKVLVPKVALDVIDRAIQAYGGMGVCQDTPLAAMWAHTRTLRLADGPDEVHLSQMGRRENKQREKSATAKVTWQKQEAERLLMANGFGNQSHL, encoded by the exons ATGTCTGCCTCTACCAGAATCCCGCCAATCGTTGCTCCGTTCGTCAGTGAACGGGCTAGAAAGACCCTCGATCTT GTCGAGGAGTTCGTCGAAAAGGAATGTATCCCCGCAGATGCTCTCTTCCAAGCACAGCTCGGCCAGGGCGAGCAAAGATGGAAGCGGACACCTGCGATTCTTGAGGAGCTCAAGGTCAAGGCGAAGAAACTCGGCCTGTGGAACATGTTCTTGCCAAAGAACCACTTCAAGGAAGGTGCTGGCTTCAGCAATGTTGAATACGGATTGATGGCTGAGATCCTTGGAAAGAGTCGTGTTGCCAGCGAG GCCACCAACAACGCTGCTCCGGATACTGGCAACATGGAGGTGCTCGCTAAATACGGAAATGAGGCCCAGAAGAAGCAATGGCTCGAACCCCTATTGGATGGAAAGATTCGTTCCGCTTTTCTCATGACTGAGCCTGAGATTGCTTCAAGCGATGCCACAAACATCCAACTTAACATCAGACGGGAGGGTAATGAATACGTGCTCAATGGACAG AAATGGTGGTCTTCCGGTGCTGGAGACCCCCGATGCAGTATCTACATTGTCATGGGCAAGACCGATCCCAACAACCCAGACCCATACAAGCAGCAGTCTGTCATCCTTGTTCCGGCCAATACCCCCGGAATCACCGTTCACCGCATGTTGAGCGTTTACGGATATGACGACGCTCCTCACGGCCACGGCCAAATCACCTTCAAGAACGTCCGTGTCCCTGCTTCTAACATGGTTTTGGGTGAAGGTCGTGGTTTCGAGATTATCCAAGGCCGTCTCGGCCCAGGACGTATTCACCACGCTATGCGTGCCATCGGTTCCGCGGAAAGGGCTCTCGAATGGTTGATTGTTCGTGCCAACGACGAGAACAAGAAGCCATTCGGTGCTAAGCTCTCTTCACACGGTGTCGTCCTCGAGTGGATCGCTCGCTCCCGCATGGAGATTGACGCTGCCCGTCTCGTCGTCCTCAATGCTGCTGTTGCCATTGACAATGCCAACGCCAAGGCTGCCCTTAAGGAAATCGCTGAGGCTAAGGTTCTCGTTCCCAAGGTTGCCCTGGATGTCATTGACCGTGCAATCCAGGCCTATGGTGGTATGGGTGTGTGCCAGGATACACCTTTGGCAGCCATGTGGGCCCATACCCGCACATTGAGACTCGCTGACGGACCCGATGAGGTTCATTTGAGCCAGATGGGTAGACGGGAGAATAAGCAACGCGAGAAGTCCGCGACCGCCAAGGTGACATGGCAAAAGCAAGAGGCTGAGAGGCTATTGATGGCAAATGGCTTTGGTAACCAATCTCACTTGTAA
- a CDS encoding uncharacterized protein (SECRETED:SignalP(1-31)~EggNog:ENOG410PJQE~COG:S~TransMembrane:1 (n15-26c31/32o701-723i)~BUSCO:2508at33183), which produces MRGRWSFVCFDIDFSVLNVLILLFLLPLLVAENGDFQGRRHQPQPGGDVWSMDHGYAASCPVRDFVEVQAEYVRYPVCLGSRRASSAPDGMTESASVATERTSEAPTASSAETVSTPKVESELDTESPLDNEKFLSFEEWKKKNLAKIGQSVDNVRGNRQAVGSTEMRKRSRPGEISNALDSLGEEGEIELGFGGFGPGDSDIPPVEKKDAQSASSSVNGEKHVTKGTEGESQSDGVPRRGIARRKDAGVTCKERFNYASFDCAATVLKTNRECTGSSSILIENKDSYMLNECRAKDKFIILELCDDILVDTVVLANYEFFSSIFRTFRVSVADRYPAKPDKWKELGTYEAANTREIQAFAVENPLIWARYLKIEFFSHYGNEFYCPLSLVRVHGTTMMEEYKNYGDSARAEEEAVEAVVQAQQNPDSVPTMKNSNQTQREIRDQNVNISITQTGSGTLPDEEALGASCFPQINEIERLLLGMSSDNMSSIYDMALDPDYQSEAHESAESETWASNATGSIGLEDTSVSDTPPTMVGGSDHQRATPGSRMVSTSGSSRSKNETSADNQRTPVVSQPPPPNPTTQESFFKSVHKRLQMLETNSTLSLLYIEEQSRILRDAFNKVEKRQLAKTSSFLENLNSTVLHELRQFRQQYDHIWHSVVIEFEQQRQQYHHELFAVTSQLAILADEVVFQKRVSIIQSVFVLLSFGLVLFSRSAVGSYLEFPKMQSRVSRSHSFRSASPPYETPSPSPNSPMQSPTYQEGNLHRRNPSDDQTDCEICNHTFPYSPPPSSDTLSPSEEEEKGLHDVHLEYSRSTASNLVPEENPAGIKRQRSSPADLCGHDEGDSAEFKLPQAPS; this is translated from the coding sequence ATGCGCGGGCGCTGGTCGTTTGTCTGTTTCGATATCGATTTTAGCGTGCTGAATGTTCTGATCTTACTATTCCTTCTTCCCCTGCTCGTTGCGGAAAATGGAGATTTTCAAGGACGGCGGCATCAGCCGCAGCCTGGGGGGGACGTTTGGTCGATGGACCACGGATATGCTGCGAGTTGCCCTGTGAGAGACTTTGTGGAGGTTCAGGCAGAATACGTGCGGTATCCGGTGTGCTTGGGCTCGAGGCGGGCTAGTTCTGCCCCGGATGGGATGACTGAAAGTGCGAGTGTGGCTACGGAACGAACGTCAGAGGCGCCAACGGCTTCTTCAGCGGAGACGGTGAGTACGCCTAAGGTGGAGTCGGAGTTGGACACCGAGAGTCCGTTGGATAATGAGAAGTTTTTATCATTCGAAgaatggaagaagaagaatctggCTAAGATTGGCCAGTCGGTGGATAACGTGCGCGGGAACAGACAGGCTGTTGGATCGACGGAGATGCGAAAACGGTCTCGGCCGGGCGAGATCAGTAATGCGTTGGATTCTCTCGGAGAAGAGGGAGAGATTGAATTGGGATTTGGTGGGTTTGGCCCAGGTGATTCAGATATCCCGCCAGTGGAGAAGAAGGATGCCCAGTCCGCCTCCTCATCTGTTAATGGTGAAAAGCACGTCACCAAAGGCACTGAAGGTGAGAGCCAGTCGGACGGAGTTCCTCGTCGGGGAATTGCTCGCCGGAAGGATGCCGGAGTTACTTGCAAAGAGCGATTTAATTATGCCTCCTTCGATTGTGCAGCTACTGTGCTGAAGACTAATCGAGAATGTACCGGGTCTTCGTCCATCCTAATTGAAAATAAAGACAGCTACATGCTTAACGAGTGTCGAGCCAAGGACAAGTTTATTATCCTAGAACTCTGTGATGATATTCTTGTGGATACTGTTGTGCTCGCCAACTATGAGTTCTTTAGCTCCATATTCCGCACGTTCAGGGTGAGCGTAGCGGATCGTTACCCTGCAAAGCCCGATAAGTGGAAGGAATTGGGAACGTACGAGGCGGCAAATACCCGGGAAATCCAGGCGTTTGCCGTTGAGAATCCGCTTATCTGGGCAAGATATTTGAAAATCGAGTTCTTTTCTCATTATGGGAATGAATTCTATTGCCCGTTGAGTCTTGTTAGAGTGCATGGCACAACGATGATGGAAGAGTACAAAAATTATGGAGACTCCGCCAGGGCAGAGGAGGAAGCAGTTGAAGCGGTTGTGCAGGCCCAACAGAACCCTGACTCGGTTCCTACCATGAAAAATTCTAATCAAACACAAAGAGAGATTAGAGATCAAAATGTGAACATCTCTATTACCCAGACGGGTTCTGGAACCCTACCGGATGAGGAGGCCCTTGGCGCTTCCTGTTTCCCTCAGATAAACGAAATCGAGAGACTTCTACTGGGGATGAGTTCCGACAATATGAGTTCGATCTATGATATGGCTTTAGATCCTGATTATCAATCCGAGGCTCACGAATCTGCAGAAAGCGAAACCTGGGCAAGTAATGCAACAGGGTCAATCGGCTTGGAAGATACCTCGGTCTCGGACACGCCACCTACTATGGTAGGTGGAAGCGACCATCAGAGAGCGACTCCTGGGTCACGGATGGTCTCTACATCCGGCTCCTCGAGGTCGAAAAACGAAACGAGTGCAGACAACCAGAGAACACCGGTGGTATCTCAGCCACCTCCACCGAATCCCACAACCCAGGAATCTTTCTTCAAGTCTGTCCACAAGCGGCTGCAGATGCTCGAGACAAACTCAACTCTATCACTTTTGTATATTGAGGAGCAGTCGCGGATCCTTCGGGATGCATTCAACAAGGTTGAGAAGCGCCAGTTGGCCAAAACTTCTAGTTTTCTCGAGAATTTAAACTCCACTGTACTCCACGAATTAAGACAATTCAGGCAGCAGTATGACCATATTTGGCACTCTGTTGTTATCGAGTTTGAACAGCAGCGACAGCAATACCACCACGAACTTTTTGCTGTTACGTCGCAGCTCGCCATCCTTGCAGACGAGGTCGTTTTCCAAAAGCGGGTTTCTATAATCCAAAGCGTATTTGTCCTCCTTTCCTTTGGATTGGTGCTATTCTCACGGAGTGCTGTGGGATCATATCTCGAGTTCCCTAAAATGCAGAGCAGGGTATCTCGATCCCATAGCTTCCGATCAGCATCACCCCCGTATGAAACGCCTTCTCCGAGCCCAAATTCACCCATGCAGAGCCCAACGTATCAAGAAGGCAACCTGCATCGACGCAACCCGTCTGACGACCAGACGGATTGTGAGATATGCAATCATACATTTCCTTATTCCCCTCCTCCGTCGTCAGATACATTGAGTCCGtcggaagaagaggaaaaggggTTGCATGATGTGCATTTGGAGTATTCTCGGTCCACGGCTAGTAATCTTGTGCCGGAAGAAAATCCTGCAGGTATAAAGCGACAGAGAAGCAGTCCGGCGGATTTGTGTGGGCATGATGAAGGGGATAGTGCTGAATTCAAGCTTCCCCAAGCCCCGTCTTAA
- a CDS encoding uncharacterized protein (EggNog:ENOG410PWEM~COG:T~BUSCO:15818at33183) has translation MTTNATSPSRPFPLSDRSTNTFLPSPSKDTIKVSGDCEADTKAAATKSMEYHRQVLKEKLEGGTLKAPEYYVSPSDDIMSPCTKKICDLKGKKFKNAKPQVLFAKAIAKKSYEKMSSEKPGNDGADA, from the exons ATGACAACCAACGCCACCAGCCCCTCTAGACCCTTTCCTCTTTCTGACCGCTCAACAAACACTTTTCTTCCTTCGCCTTCAAAAGATACTATCAAGGTCAGCGGTGACTGTGAAGCGGATACTAAAGCCGCGGCTACCAAATCCATGGAATATCACCGTCAAGttttaaaagaaaaactTGAAGGGGGGACTCTGAA GGCTCCAGAGTACTATGTCTCTCCATCCGATGATATTATGAGCCCATGCACCAAGAAGATATGCGATTTGAAAGgaaagaaattcaaaaa CGCAAAACCTCAAGTCCTATTTGCAAAGGCCATTGCAAAGAAATCTTACGAGAAGATGAGCTCAGAGAAACCTGGAAATGACGGCGCTGATGCTTAA
- a CDS encoding uncharacterized protein (EggNog:ENOG410PWEM~COG:T), which yields MLPLFGRTKTRESHVSTNVLRNGLHKQAPKHIELRGQSGRHYLIKKVLQEKELTRLRVYLAVSDEQQFVLKEVFQNDFNYYRNMHKDLGSPYLRTLSDTIPEESLFVYKYFTDHLLRMAPQTNLPLDITKRILRDALRGIAALHERDIVHTDIKANNILINWRIEKEDPRKIVVDQVQLSDVEDAVHLHPGHSIIGKQLGNYMWRSPEAHARGPINKASDIFSFGVVCIYAMLKEAIFSMDESQLPEGVEPLSVILERQLSYFANAESLNGFLAYLGDENPWCNAFKTLWEGFNERNPRKPFSMCQDIDKDFRDLVCALMHFDPPKRITAETALKHPWFTR from the exons ATGCTCCCCTTGTTCGGCAGAACCAAGACCAGGGAGAGCCATGTTTCAACAAATGTTCTGCGGAACGGACTACATAAACAAGCTCCTAAACATATAGAGTTACGGGGTCAATCAGGCCGGCATTATTTAATCAAGAAGGTCTTGCAGGAAAAGGAGCTTACCAGGCTGCGGGTGTACCTTGCTGT CTCCGATGAGCAGCAGTTCGTTTTGAAAGAAGTCTTCCAGAATGACTTTAACTACTACCGGAATATGCACAAGGATTTAGGGAGCCCGTATCTTCGGACATTGAGCGATACGATCCCAGAAGAGTCATTGTTCGTATATAAATATTTCACGGACCATCTACTAAGAATGGCACCACAAACTAATTTGCCCCTTGATATCACGAAACGTATTTTGAGAGATGCATTGCGTGGGATTGCGGCCTTACATGAACGGGACATTGTTCACACAG ATATTAAAGCAAACAACATTCTAATCAACTGGAGGATTGAGAAAGAAGACCCGAGGAAGATAGTCGTAGATCAGGTGCAGCTTTCTGACGTTGAAGATGCGGTGCACCTACACCCTGGTCACTCCATAATTGGCAAACAACTAGGTAATTATATGTGGAGGAGCCCTGAAGCGCATGCACGCGGCCCGATTAACAAGGCGTCTGATATATTTTCATTTGGCGTCGTG TGCATTTACGCCATGCTTAAGGAAGCCATCTTCTCCATGGACGAGAGCCAGCTTCCGGAAGGTGTTGAGCCTCTATCAGTCATTCTCGAGCGCCAATTGTCATATTTCGCGAACGCGGAAAGCTTGAATGGTTTTCTGGCGTACTTGGGAGACGAAAACCCGTGGTGCAATGCTTTCAAAACCCTTTGGGAAGGATTCAATGAGAGAAACCCGCGGAAACCATTTTCTATGTGCCAGGATATCGATAAAGACTTTAGAGATCTTGTTTGTGCCCTGATGCATTTTGATCCGCCCAAGAGGATCACGGCAGAGACGGCTTTGAAACATCCCTGGTTCACGAGGTGA
- a CDS encoding uncharacterized protein (TransMembrane:1 (o44-62i)) → MKLPGHSPAQLAAGSSCASSHQLARQNPFQVPCIVGWMDGWMYVHMYVLLRSPWGILLLLLLRRSKIIIFMAFFYPGFNGCEWSQRRRRFLSWFPQKELKLQPACVEPRQAELTAMHELETELGYGFQNVGRIASHQQGSPGTPRPEF, encoded by the coding sequence ATGAAGCTTCCAGGCCATTCTCCCGCCCAGCTTGCCGCCGGCTCGTCATGCGCCTCCAGCCATCAGCTCGCACGACAAAATCCGTTTCAAGTGCCGTGTATCGtgggatggatggatggatggatgtatgtacatatgtatgtTTTACTCCGTTCTCCGTGGggtatattattattattattattacgACGGAgtaaaattattattttcatGGCTTTTTTTTACCCTGGCTTCAATGGCTGCGAATGGTCACAGCGCCGGCGACGGTTCCTCTCCTGGTTCCCCCAAAAGGAGCTTAAACTGCAGCCAGCGTGCGTGGAACCCCGCCAAGCCGAATTGACGGCCATGCACGAATTAGAGACTGAGCTGGGCTACGGGTTTCAAAACGTCGGTCGAATAGCGAGTCACCAGCAGGGATCACCTGGCACCCCCCGACCCGAGTTTTGA
- the SPT4 gene encoding transcription elongation factor spt4 (BUSCO:461238at4751~EggNog:ENOG410PQ6M~COG:K~BUSCO:15657at33183): MSFYVSSGQQRTLRACMVCSIVQLHSKFMRDGCPNCEPFLNLRNNADSIQECTSQVFEGLIALANERLSWVARWQRLDGYVSGTYAVKVVGTLPPEVLATLEDAGVKYFPRDGSAVDEEG; encoded by the exons ATGTCCTTTTATGTCTCATCTGGCCAGCAGCGCACTCTCCGCGCATGCATGGTCTGCTCAATCGTTCAACTCCACAGT AAATTCATGCGCGACGGCTGTCCCAACTGCGAACCCTTTCTGAACCTCCGCAACAACGCCGACAGCATTCAAGAATGCACATCACAAGTGTTCGAAGGTTTGATCGCCCTAGCAAACGAGCGGTTGTCGTGGGTTGCGCGATGGCAAAGGTTAGATGGCTACGTGAGCGGGACATATGCGGTCAAAGTTGTTGGAACG CTACCGCCGGAAGTCCTTGCAACTCTTGAGGATGCTGGTGTCAAGTACTTCCC GAGGGATGGAAGTGCTGTTGATGAGGAGGGTTAG
- a CDS encoding uncharacterized protein (EggNog:ENOG410PHIU~COG:T~BUSCO:3452at33183), with the protein MDCLRDKFVQGQLLDGRFLTVTPLNHGSFGMVFLAKDTLTGEQVAIKCLTRQASSDSSDLTVDERSEEMECHARLGFHPNIVNMIHSFETRSHIFLVLEYCSMGDLYEAIRVDRGPLETEHVRDFMLQLIGAVEYMHSKGLYHRDIKPENIFLCQDGSMKLGDFGLATRANWSFEACVGSDRYMAPEQYEPTAAGYSPGQADIWAIGICLLNILFSRNPFVTPTESDVLFADYARDRQSLFDVFPNMSQDTFEILTHSLAIDPKKRSLSAMREAIVRAVSFTIDDETLDDYCTEDRNVVPASGYREPLRTPSIQSPQINQGDSFPWAKALQSTPQQAVRQLSAIPDSEVYTEDLFATSADEGMSWYTGNHGSASMVSTFDSNFGPSFKSMALPKDRYRQFDKAPISGSLPEPVGVPIPSMSMVFGKGNDEQVSKSWSDLWDEDQMENEALELHNRQAHNARTWSQESKDDELGKSGLTEIDPTSSALNSRSMIPNGQAKSVPIPRKAENFRGNDSPCPGSFTPSKYAPKQTIMDKWAALGQKRRNYHPKGQQPPQWKAKQIVNRNWRKDAGPNSLGSENEPWIRKGSSPKHNRFRQNQHPQSHLLSKDWRHDPFQTIKPKKDSCPFSLHDSYPDDEFDFIGGWQDLHI; encoded by the coding sequence ATGGATTGCTTGCGGGACAAGTTTGTTCAAGGACAGTTGTTGGATGGTCGATTCCTCACGGTCACCCCGCTCAACCATGGTTCCTTTGGAATGGTCTTCCTCGCCAAGGACACCTTGACCGGAGAACAAGTTGCTATCAAATGCTTGACCAGACAGGCTTCATCAGATTCTTCCGATCTGACTGTCGACGAACGTTCCGAGGAGATGGAGTGCCATGCTCGTCTCGGCTTCCACCCGAACATTGTCAATATGATCCACTCCTTTGAAACCAGGTCACATATTTTCTTGGTACTTGAATACTGTTCGATGGGTGATTTGTACGAAGCTATCAGGGTTGATCGTGGTCCCTTGGAAACCGAACATGTCCGTGACTTTATGCTACAACTTATTGGCGCTGTGGAGTACATGCATTCCAAGGGATTGTATCACCGTGATATTAAGCCCGAGAATATCTTCCTGTGCCAGGATGGCTCAATGAAGCTGGGTGACTTTGGACTTGCGACGCGTGCCAATTGGTCTTTTGAGGCGTGTGTGGGAAGTGATCGGTATATGGCTCCTGAACAATACGAGCCAACTGCAGCCGGGTATTCCCCTGGTCAGGCCGACATTTGGGCCATTGGAATTTGCCTTTTGAACATTTTGTTCTCGAGGAACCCTTTTGTTACGCCAACTGAGTCCGACGTTCTCTTCGCCGACTATGCTCGTGATCGCCAGTCGCTCTTTGATGTCTTCCCCAATATGTCTCAGGATACCTTTGAGATTTTGACTCATTCTTTGGCCATTGATCCGAAAAAGCGATCTCTTTCTGCGATGCGCGAGGCCATTGTTCGTGCTGTCTCCTTCACAATCGACGACGAGACTCTGGACGACTATTGCACCGAAGACCGGAATGTTGTCCCCGCAAGCGGCTATCGTGAACCCCTTCGCACGCCATCAATCCAGAGTCCTCAGATCAACCAAGGCGATTCTTTTCCATGGGCAAAAGCTCTTCAGTCCACTCCCCAGCAAGCTGTTCGTCAGTTGTCCGCAATTCCCGACTCTGAAGTCTACACGGAAGACCTTTTTGCAACATCGGCAGACGAGGGCATGTCATGGTACACGGGCAATCACGGCTCGGCGTCTATGGTATCCACCTTTGATTCGAACTTTGGACCATCATTCAAATCTATGGCATTGCCCAAGGATCGCTATAGACAGTTCGACAAAGCTCCTATCAGTGGCTCTTTGCCGGAGCCTGTTGGTGTTCCCATTCCTTCCATGTCCATGGTGTTTGGTAAGGGTAATGACGAGCAAGTATCCAAGAGTTGGAGTGATCTCTGGGATGAAGATCAAATGGAGAATGAGGCCCTTGAACTTCACAACCGTCAGGCTCACAATGCGCGTACTTGGAGTCAGGAGAGCAAGGACGATGAGCTTGGAAAATCTGGGTTGACAGAGATCGACCCTACTTCTTCCGCTCTCAACTCGCGTTCGATGATCCCGAACGGTCAAGCCAAGAGCGTTCCAATCCCCAGGAAGGCCGAAAATTTCCGTGGCAACGATTCTCCTTGCCCTGGCAGTTTCACTCCCTCTAAGTACGCTCCAAAGCAAACGATCATGGACAAGTGGGCAGCCTTGGGCCAGAAGAGACGCAACTACCACCCGAAGGGCCAGCAACCTCCCCAGTGGAAGGCGAAGCAGATTGTCAACCGCAACTGGCGCAAGGATGCGGGACCCAACTCGCTCGGATCCGAGAATGAGCCTTGGATTCGCAAGGGAAGCAGCCCGAAACACAACCGATTCCGTCAAAACCAGCATCCACAGTCGCATTTGCTGAGCAAAGACTGGCGCCACGACCCGTTCCAGACGATCAAGCCGAAAAAGGACTCCTGCCCATTTTCACTTCATGATAGCTATCCCGATGATGAATTTGATTTTATTGGTGGATGGCAGGATCTTCATATATAA